CAGGGGTCGCGCGTTGCCATGCCTAAGCGACGCTGATGGAAACGAGATATGCTGCAACGTCCGGCAAATACTTATAGCGGCGAGAGCTGGGCCAATGCCGCAGCCGCCGGAAATCTGCCGGAAAGGCTGGTGATCGTTACCGACGCCTGGCATCCGCAGGTCAACGGGGTCGTCCGCTCCATCGAGAACACCAATCGCGAACTGGCGAAAATGGGTGTCGAGGTTGCGATGGTGACGCCGGAGCGTTTCCACAGCATCCCCTGCCCGACCTATCCGGAAATCCGGCTGTCGATTGCCAATTACCGACGTGTCGCGCGAGAGATCGAAAAGCACAATCCGACCTATGTGCATATTGCCACCGAAGGTCCGCTAGGATTGACCGCCCGCCGCTGGTGCCTGCGCAAGCGCATGCCTTTCTCCACCAGCTATCACACACGCTTTCCGGAATATGTTTCCGCCCGCCTGCCGATCCCGGAGAGTTGGCTCTATGCCTTCGTGCGTTGGTTCCACAATGGCGGCGCCGGCTGCATGGTCGCGACGCCAAGTCTTGCCCGTGAATTGTCCGCAAGAGGCATCAAGAACCTCATGCCCTGGACCCGCGGCATCGACGCCACACAGTTCCATCCGATGCCGCTTGAGCCGGAGCCCCTTGGCCTGCCTCGCCCGATTTTCATGACCGTCGGCCGCGTGGCGCTGGAAAAGAACCTGCCTGCCTTTCTCGATCTCGAGCTGCCGGGCTCCAAGGTCGTCGTCGGCGATGGCCCGGCACGCGCCGAGCTGGAGCAGCGTTATCCGAACGTACATTTTACCGGCGTCAAATTCGGCGAGGATCTGGCGAAAATCTATGCCCAGGCCGATGTCTTCGTCTTCCCCTCGCTCACCGACACTTTCGGCAACACCATTCTCGAAGCCTTGGCATCGGGCGTGCCGGTCGCCGCCTACCCCGTCACAGGCCCGCTCGACATCATCGGTGAGGACAGCGAGGTCGGAGCACTCGACGCCGAACTGCAAGCCGCCTGCCTGGCGGCCCTCTCCGCCTCGCGCGTCAAGGCGCGTGAGCTTGCCATGCAATATTCCTGGGAAGCGGCGACGCAGCAATTCATCAACAATATTCGCGCTGCCAATGGCGTCATTACGCCGAAATGGAAGAAGGCCTGGCAATTTGCCAAGTCGCTTCCGAGAAGCAGAAAGCCCGGCGAAACCGCCGGGCCTCTCCCATCCGGAGATTGATTGGCCTTACTTGTGCAGGGCGCTGCGAAGCGTGTCGTTCGCAACCGCAATGGCGCTGCGGACGGCTGGCGTTTCGGCAATCGCATTCAACAGCACGAAATCGTGAATCGTACCGTTGTAGCGAATCGAAGTGACCTTGACGCCGGCCTGGCTGAGCTTACGGCCATAGGCCTCACCCTCATCGCGCAACACATCGTTTTCATCGGTGATGATAAGGGCGGGCGGCAGGCCGTTGAGCTGTTCGAGCGATGCCTGCAGGGGCGAAGCCGTCGGCTCCTTGCGCTTGGCCTCGTCAGGCAGGTAAGCGTTCCAGAACCATTTCATCGCTTCCTTGGTCAGCCAGGGGCCATTGGCGAACTCATTATAGGAACCATTGTCGAAATTGGCGTCGGTGACGGGGTAGAACAGCACCTGCTGGTCGATGGCGGGGCCGCCGCGCTCCTTGGCAAGTAGCGTCACCACCGCCGCCATGTTGCCGCCGACGCTGTCGCCTGCGACCGCGAGCCTGCTGGCGTCGACGCTGAATTCCTTGGCATGCTCGGCGACATATTTGGTCGCGGCATAGGCTTGCTCGATGGCCACGGGGTAACGGGCCTCCGGCGAGCGTTCGTAGTCGACGAAGACGACGGCGGCATCGGCGCCATTGGCGATTTCACGCACCAGGCGGTCATGCGTATCCGCATCGCCGAGCACCCAGCCGCCGCCGTGGAAGTACAGAACGACCGGCAGCGTGCCCTTGACATGTTCCGGGCGGACAATGCGCAGCTTGATGCTGCCGGTCGGGCCTGTTTTGATGACCTTGTCTTCTTCCTTTGCGGCGAGCTTTTTGACGTCGCCCTTCTGCGCGCCGGCCAGAACGTTACGTGCATCGGCCGGCGACAGCGTGTAGATCGGTTTGCCGCCGACAAGACCGTCGATGAACGTCTGCGTTGTCGGCTCGAGTACCGGATCGGCAAACGCGCCGACGGCGGATCCTGCTAGGAGTACTGCTGCGGAAACTGCGGTCTTGATGGTCGACATTGTCTTGTCCTCTCTGTTTCGGTGTCGGTTCTGAACACGACATCTATATCGCACACGATTATTTATCGCACATTTTAAATCTCGGCACGGCAGCCATGCATAAAGGTGGCTTGCGATTATTTATCGCGCGATATAAATGCATTCAGTTCCGGAGATGACCAATGCAGGATCAGTTGAATTCGACGATTTCATCTGCTTCGCCGTCTATGCGGCAGGCCACGCGCTGAACCGCGTCTACAAGCCGCTTCTCGACACGCTCGGCCTCACCTATCCGCAATATCTCGCCATGGTCGCGCTCTGGGAACAGGACGCCCAGACCGTCGGCGGCCTCGGCGAAAAGCTCTTCCTGGAATCGAGCACGCTGACCCCTCTGCTCAAGCGCCTGGAAAGCGCCGGCTATATCAGGCGCGAACGCAGCACCGAGGACGAACGCGTCGTTGTCATTCGTCTGAGTGCAGCGGGCATTCGCCTGAAGGAAAAAGCGGTCGGCATTCCCGGCTGCATCGTGGAAGCCAGCGGCCGCGATGCGGCGGATCTCACTCGGCTGCGGGCTGAGATCGTGGCGCTGCGCGAGGCGTTGAATAAGAGCGGGACTCACGGCTAACCGCACCACCTCGTTCCGGCCCCCTCTGCCTGCCGGGCATCTCCCCCACAAGGGAGGAGATCGGCAAGACGAATCCGCTTGCCAAGACATCAAACCGCGCTAAGCGGCTTCAGCCATCCGCGATGGTTGACGAGGGCGAGCGGCCGCTCCAATCCAATCTCCCCCCTTGTAGGGGAGATGCCCGGCAGGGGCAGAGGGGGGTACCCGAAGCACGACACAAGCGAATATAAAGGCGCCAACCCAGCGCCCCGCCCCTTACGTCCGCTTCTTCTTCGACTCGAACGGATTGTCGGGCGAGCGGAAATGGATGCGGATCGGAACGCTTGGCATGTCGAAATCGGCGCGCAATCCGTTGATCAAATAGCGCGTATAGGATTCCGGCAGCGCGTCGGAGCGGGTGCAGGAGATCATGAAGGCCGGTGGACGGGCCTTGACCTGTGTCATGTACTTCAGCTTGATGCGGCGGCCGGAAACGGCCGGTGGCGGATGCTGAATCTGCTGCGTCTCCAGCCAGCGATTGAGCCGCGCCGTCGAAATGCGCTTGTTCCAGACCCTGTCCGTGTCGATAATCGACTGCATCAGCTTGTCGAGGCCCCAGCCGGTCTGGCCGGAGATCGGAACGGCGCGGATGCCGCGCGCCTGCGGCAGCAGCCGATCGGTCTTTTCGCGCAGGTCCGCAAGCACCGCCTGCCGGTCCTCGATCATGTCCCACTTGTTGAAGGCAAGCACGGCCGCCCGGCCCTCGCGCAGCACGAGGTCGACGATCTGCAGGTCCTGCTTCTCGAACGGAATCGTCGCATCGAAGACGATGACCACGGTTTCGGCGAAGCGGATGGCGCGCAGCGCGTCGGCGACGGAGAGCTTCTCCAGCTTCTCGGTTACCCGCGCCTTGCGGCGCATGCCGGCGGTATCGAACATCTTGATGGTGCGGCCGCGCCAGTCCCATTCCACCGAAATGGAATCGCGGGTGATGCCTGCCTCAGGGCCGGTCAAAAGCCTGTCTTCGCCGAGGAAGCGGTTGATCAGCGTCGATTTGCCCGCATTCGGCCGGCCAACGATTGCCACCCGGAGCGGCTTGGTCTCGTCATAGGCCGGCTCTTCGTCCTCGCCGTCGGCCTCGTTTTCGCTCGGCGGAATGTCGACATCGGTGACCGCGACATCCTCCTTGGCATAGGCCCGGTCCTTGCCGATCGCCTCGACGATCGCGTCGCGCAGATCGAGCATGCCTTGCCCGTGTTCGGCCGAAATCGGCGTCGGCTCGCCCAGCCCCAGCGTATAAGCGTCATAGAAGCCGCTGTCGGAGCCGCGCGCTTCGGATTTGTTGGCGACGAGCACGACCGGCTTACCGCGCCGGCGCAACATCTCGGCCAGAGCGGTATCGACGGGCGTTAGCCCGTTCTTGGCGTCGACGACGAAAAGCGAAAGATCAGCCTCATCGATTGCCGCTTCCGTCTGAGCGCGCATCCGGCCCTGCAGGCTTTCCTCGTCGGCTTCTTCCAGACCGGCCGTGTCGATAATCGTAAAGGTCAGCCCCATCAGCCGCGCATCACCCGGCCGGCGGTCGCGCGTCACGCCGGGCGTATCGTCGACGAGCGCAAGCTTCTTGCCCACCAGGCGGTTGAAAAGCGTCGACTTGCCGACATTCGGACGACCGACGATGGCGACCGTGAAACTCATTCTTTTTCCTTAAAACTCAGCCCTGCGCGGCGGGCGCCTTGCCGGATGCGGTAATGAGATCAAGCATCATCTGCGCACGATTGGCAACAGGACGCGGGCTGCCGGCATCGTCGACAATCGACTGGAACCATTGCCGCGCCTGCGCCATGTTGCCGGCCTTGTAGGCGGCCAGACCGAGTGCTTCACGCGCCGAATGGCGGAAGGCGTTACTCGGCACGGCCATTTCTTCGATCACGGCCGAAACCTGCTCATAAGAACCGTTCTCGATCAGCAACCAGCCCGCGCGCATTTTGGCGACATCGCGCACGGCAGCCGGAACGCTGTTGTCTTTGCCGATCTCGTTGAAGGCGGCGATCGCCGCGCCGGCATCGCCCTTCTGAGCCTGGACGGTCGCTGCCCGCATGCGCGCCAGCACCGGATAGGCGCCATGGCCTTCCTTCTCCAGCTTTTCAAGCGCGGCCAGCGCCTCGTCGTTCTTGTTCTCGTCGGCAAGCTTCATCGCCGCCAGAAACTGGTCCCCGGCGCCGGAGGAGCGGGTATCGTCCCAATATTCGTAGAGAACCTTGCCGGCGGTGCCAAGAACGATCAGAATGGCGACGACGATGATATAGCGTCCGAACCGGCGCCATACGCCCTTCATCTGGTCGGATCGCAATTCCTCATTGACTTCACGGATGAAGCTGTCGTCGTTGAATGCCATTCTCGTCTCCGGCCGCGGAAATACCTAGCTGTGCAAAACGCACATTGCCGGGCCTTCTACTCCATTTTGCCGCCGTTGTAAGGGGGATGCGAAAGATTCATCACGTCACGAGCGGCGAAACCCCGATCAACCATTCGTGCAGCTTCCAGATGATCAGCGCCCAGACGACGATGCCGATGACAAGGGCATAGAGGTCGTACTTGGCCGAAACGAAGGGCCGGAGCGTGATTTCGCCCGCCCGCTCGCGGCGCTTGAGCGAAATGCGCACGATCACGCCCCAGGCAAGGAAGGCCGCAAACAGCAGGACCGACGATGTCTCACCATTGGCGAGCAGGTGCGCCAGCGCCCAGATCTTTACCGACAGCACCATCGGATGTTTGGTCCTGGTCGCTATATGCCCCGCCGGCAGCAGCGAGGCGACGAGACAGATCATCGCGATCAGCATCAACGTGATCGCGATATGCGCCGTCCAGACCGGCGGATTGTAAAGCATGCCGGTCACCTGCCGGGCCTGGCCGAAACCGTAGATCAGAAGGATCAGCGTGAGGATACTCGCGATCGAATAGCCGGCCCGCCAGCCCTTCTCGCCGAGACTTGCGATCATCGAGCGGCGCAGGTCCGGAGCCACCACCCGCACCAGATGCACCCCGAGAAAAAGTATGATGCCGACGATAAGCAGTGCCATTGCGGTCCCTCCGTGTAATTTCTCATGGCTTAGCGAGTCGCGCGAAAAAATGCCAGCAACACC
This DNA window, taken from Rhizobium etli CFN 42, encodes the following:
- the der gene encoding ribosome biogenesis GTPase Der translates to MSFTVAIVGRPNVGKSTLFNRLVGKKLALVDDTPGVTRDRRPGDARLMGLTFTIIDTAGLEEADEESLQGRMRAQTEAAIDEADLSLFVVDAKNGLTPVDTALAEMLRRRGKPVVLVANKSEARGSDSGFYDAYTLGLGEPTPISAEHGQGMLDLRDAIVEAIGKDRAYAKEDVAVTDVDIPPSENEADGEDEEPAYDETKPLRVAIVGRPNAGKSTLINRFLGEDRLLTGPEAGITRDSISVEWDWRGRTIKMFDTAGMRRKARVTEKLEKLSVADALRAIRFAETVVIVFDATIPFEKQDLQIVDLVLREGRAAVLAFNKWDMIEDRQAVLADLREKTDRLLPQARGIRAVPISGQTGWGLDKLMQSIIDTDRVWNKRISTARLNRWLETQQIQHPPPAVSGRRIKLKYMTQVKARPPAFMISCTRSDALPESYTRYLINGLRADFDMPSVPIRIHFRSPDNPFESKKKRT
- a CDS encoding glycosyltransferase family 4 protein produces the protein MLQRPANTYSGESWANAAAAGNLPERLVIVTDAWHPQVNGVVRSIENTNRELAKMGVEVAMVTPERFHSIPCPTYPEIRLSIANYRRVAREIEKHNPTYVHIATEGPLGLTARRWCLRKRMPFSTSYHTRFPEYVSARLPIPESWLYAFVRWFHNGGAGCMVATPSLARELSARGIKNLMPWTRGIDATQFHPMPLEPEPLGLPRPIFMTVGRVALEKNLPAFLDLELPGSKVVVGDGPARAELEQRYPNVHFTGVKFGEDLAKIYAQADVFVFPSLTDTFGNTILEALASGVPVAAYPVTGPLDIIGEDSEVGALDAELQAACLAALSASRVKARELAMQYSWEAATQQFINNIRAANGVITPKWKKAWQFAKSLPRSRKPGETAGPLPSGD
- a CDS encoding alpha/beta hydrolase translates to MSTIKTAVSAAVLLAGSAVGAFADPVLEPTTQTFIDGLVGGKPIYTLSPADARNVLAGAQKGDVKKLAAKEEDKVIKTGPTGSIKLRIVRPEHVKGTLPVVLYFHGGGWVLGDADTHDRLVREIANGADAAVVFVDYERSPEARYPVAIEQAYAATKYVAEHAKEFSVDASRLAVAGDSVGGNMAAVVTLLAKERGGPAIDQQVLFYPVTDANFDNGSYNEFANGPWLTKEAMKWFWNAYLPDEAKRKEPTASPLQASLEQLNGLPPALIITDENDVLRDEGEAYGRKLSQAGVKVTSIRYNGTIHDFVLLNAIAETPAVRSAIAVANDTLRSALHK
- a CDS encoding tetratricopeptide repeat protein; amino-acid sequence: MAFNDDSFIREVNEELRSDQMKGVWRRFGRYIIVVAILIVLGTAGKVLYEYWDDTRSSGAGDQFLAAMKLADENKNDEALAALEKLEKEGHGAYPVLARMRAATVQAQKGDAGAAIAAFNEIGKDNSVPAAVRDVAKMRAGWLLIENGSYEQVSAVIEEMAVPSNAFRHSAREALGLAAYKAGNMAQARQWFQSIVDDAGSPRPVANRAQMMLDLITASGKAPAAQG
- a CDS encoding NnrU family protein codes for the protein MALLIVGIILFLGVHLVRVVAPDLRRSMIASLGEKGWRAGYSIASILTLILLIYGFGQARQVTGMLYNPPVWTAHIAITLMLIAMICLVASLLPAGHIATRTKHPMVLSVKIWALAHLLANGETSSVLLFAAFLAWGVIVRISLKRRERAGEITLRPFVSAKYDLYALVIGIVVWALIIWKLHEWLIGVSPLVT